Proteins co-encoded in one Medicago truncatula cultivar Jemalong A17 chromosome 8, MtrunA17r5.0-ANR, whole genome shotgun sequence genomic window:
- the LOC25501730 gene encoding phosphatidylinositol 4-phosphate 5-kinase 8, with amino-acid sequence MSQTMQVMEDDGSFKEKSFSNGVYIGKFRGEIPHGIGKYTWTNGTIYEGDWVDGKMTGKGVYRFANGDVYIGNWKNDKMDGRGIMNWVNGDVFNGCWSNGHRHGYGVYRFSNGNVYAGNFKNDKMDGRGIMNWSNGTMYEGDWVDGQMIGNGLMIPGFLCAFLKTIRPIII; translated from the exons ATGAGTCAAACAATGCAAGTCATGGAGGATGATGGAAG TTTTAAAGAGAAGTCCTTTTCAAATGGGGTTTACATTGGTAAATTCAGGGGTGAAATTCCTCATGGCATCGGAAAGTACACATGGACAAATGGAACAATATACGAGGGTGACTGGGTTGATGGAAAAATGACAGGGAAAGGGGTTTATAGATTTGCAAATGGGGATGTCTACATTGGTAATtggaaaaatgataaaatggaTGGAAGAGGGATTATGAATTGGGTTAATGGTGATGTTTTCAATGGATGTTGGTCAAATGGACATAGACATGGATATGGAGTTTATAGATTTTCAAATGGGAATGTCTACGcaggaaattttaaaaatgataaaatggaCGGAAGAGGGATTATGAATTGGTCAAATGGAACAATGTACGAGGGCGATTGGGTTGATGGACAAATGATAGGGAATGGATTGATGATACCAGGCTTTCTATGTGCATTTTTGAAGACTATCAGACCCATTATTATCTGA
- the LOC25501728 gene encoding phosphatidylinositol 4-phosphate 5-kinase 8, translating to MTGKEIMKWVNSCVFDGCWSNGLKHGHGVYRYVNGDVYRGNWENGKIDGKGIMNWVDGDVFDGCWSNRLKDGYGVYRYANGDVHTGHWKKGGNDGKGIMRWANGVVFDGCWSNGLRHGYGVCRFTNGDVHSGHWKKGEKDGKGIKRWAGGDVFDGCW from the coding sequence ATGACAGGGAAAGAGATTATGAAGTGGGTTAATAGTTGTGTTTTCGATGGTTGTTGGTCAAATGGACTTAAACATGGACATGGGGTTTATAGATATGTAAATGGAGATGTTTATAGAGGAAATTGGGAAAATGGGAAAATAGATGGGAAAGGGATTATGAATTGGGTTGATGGTGATGTTTTTGATGGTTGTTGGTCAAATAGACTTAAAGATGGATATGGAGTTTATAGATATGCAAATGGGGATGTCCACACTGGACATTGGAAAAAAGGGGGAAATGATGGAAAAGGGATTATGAGATGGGCTAATGGTGTTGTTTTCGATGGTTGTTGGTCAAATGGACTTAGACATGGATATGGAGTTTGTAGATTTACAAATGGGGATGTCCACAGTGGACATTGGAAAAAAGGGGAAAAGGATGGAAAAGGGATTAAGAGATGGGCAGGCGGTGATGTTTTCGATGGTTGTTGGTAA